A single region of the Gilliamella apis genome encodes:
- a CDS encoding glutamate/aspartate ABC transporter substrate-binding protein, whose amino-acid sequence MYKKTKLTKLVLSLAMLGLMSGAAVAEELSGTLAKIKESGVIVVGHRESSIPFSYYGEKQEVIGYSQDYSNLIVDAVKKELNLPDLKVKYLPVTSKTRIQLLNNYTYDFECGSTTNNLERQKTVDFSDSIFIVGTRFLVKADSNINSIEDLKGKNVVTTAGTTSEVRLNQINNKEKLGIRIITPKDHGDAFNALETGRAVAFLMDDALLAGERSRAINPAEWKIVGEPLSYESYGCMLRKGDTQFKQLMDKTIADAQKSGKALESYNKWFTQPVPPKGANMALEISPKMVELFANPNDKALD is encoded by the coding sequence ATGTACAAAAAGACAAAACTAACCAAATTAGTGTTATCATTAGCAATGCTAGGCCTAATGAGTGGTGCCGCAGTTGCAGAAGAACTAAGTGGTACATTGGCTAAGATCAAAGAAAGCGGTGTAATTGTTGTTGGTCATCGAGAGTCTTCTATCCCATTTTCCTACTATGGTGAAAAACAAGAAGTTATCGGTTATTCTCAAGATTACTCTAACTTAATTGTAGATGCAGTCAAAAAAGAACTAAACTTACCGGATCTTAAAGTTAAATATTTACCTGTTACCTCTAAGACTCGAATTCAATTACTAAATAACTATACCTATGATTTTGAGTGTGGTTCTACAACAAACAATCTTGAACGTCAAAAGACTGTAGATTTTTCTGACAGTATTTTTATTGTAGGTACCCGATTCCTTGTTAAAGCAGATAGTAATATCAATAGTATTGAAGACTTAAAAGGAAAAAATGTGGTGACTACCGCTGGTACTACATCTGAAGTCCGTTTAAATCAAATCAACAATAAAGAAAAATTGGGTATTCGTATTATTACACCAAAAGATCATGGTGATGCATTTAATGCTCTCGAAACTGGTCGAGCTGTAGCATTTTTAATGGATGATGCACTTTTAGCGGGCGAACGTTCACGTGCAATTAATCCTGCAGAATGGAAAATTGTCGGTGAGCCATTATCTTATGAATCTTATGGTTGTATGTTAAGAAAAGGTGATACCCAATTTAAACAATTAATGGATAAAACCATTGCTGATGCCCAAAAATCAGGAAAAGCATTAGAATCTTATAACAAATGGTTCACTCAACCTGTTCCACCAAAAGGAGCGAATATGGCTCTAGAAATTTCACCAAAAATGGTTGAGCTTTTTGCAAATCCAAATGATAAAGCATTAGATTAA
- a CDS encoding amino acid ABC transporter permease, producing the protein MSFNWTLFLESTPYGDGIYLNWLLDGIIVTVSLAVTAWIIAFILGSLVGICRTLENKFLNRFAAGYIQLFRNIPLLVQMFLWYMLFPEILSGSLKTWFISGLSPDVSAFITAAIALGLFTSARIAEQVRTGIQTLPKGQRYAAIALGLTNRQAYMYVLLPNAYRRIIPPLTSEMTNIIKNSSVASTIGLIDLIGQIDRINDATNSIVEILCGVTIAFMLINYAVLTIMRFVEKQTRLPNMSHGG; encoded by the coding sequence ATGAGTTTCAATTGGACACTATTTCTTGAATCCACCCCGTATGGTGATGGAATTTACTTAAACTGGCTTTTGGACGGTATTATTGTAACCGTTTCATTAGCGGTTACTGCTTGGATCATTGCATTCATACTAGGATCACTAGTGGGAATCTGTAGAACATTAGAAAATAAATTTCTAAATCGTTTTGCAGCCGGTTATATCCAACTATTCCGTAATATCCCATTACTAGTACAAATGTTTTTATGGTACATGTTATTTCCAGAAATTCTATCTGGAAGTTTAAAAACATGGTTTATATCTGGCTTATCACCGGATGTTAGTGCATTTATTACGGCAGCAATTGCTTTAGGCTTGTTTACTTCTGCGCGTATTGCGGAACAAGTTAGAACCGGTATTCAAACTTTACCTAAAGGTCAACGTTATGCCGCTATTGCACTTGGTTTAACAAATCGACAAGCATATATGTATGTTTTACTACCTAACGCTTATCGTCGTATTATTCCACCACTTACGTCTGAAATGACCAATATCATTAAAAATTCATCAGTTGCATCCACCATTGGATTGATAGATTTGATTGGTCAAATAGATCGCATTAATGATGCAACCAACAGCATTGTTGAAATATTATGTGGAGTAACAATTGCATTTATGTTGATAAACTATGCCGTACTTACCATTATGCGTTTTGTTGAAAAACAAACCCGCTTACCTAATATGAGTCATGGAGGATAA
- a CDS encoding ABC transporter permease subunit (The N-terminal region of this protein, as described by TIGR01726, is a three transmembrane segment that identifies a subfamily of ABC transporter permease subunits, which specificities that include histidine, arginine, glutamine, glutamate, L-cystine (sic), the opines (in Agrobacterium) octopine and nopaline, etc.): protein MQLLNWIADIPSLVLDNYHLLLSGLWLTAKITFTAVVFGIVWGTVLALMRLSNNKILNIFAKCYVNLFRSIPLLLVLLWFYLALPQVIKHIFNLPPYADVRIVSAMIAFALFEAAYYSEIIRAGINAVARGQYHAAYALGMTKSQAMRLIILPQAFRSMVPLLLTQGIILFQDTSLVYVMSLIDLFGASVTQIGTVQGGTVKYSMIIFAAISYFIICYTASRLVNYFKKGISR, encoded by the coding sequence ATGCAACTACTAAATTGGATTGCAGATATACCTTCATTGGTATTAGACAATTATCATTTACTATTAAGTGGATTGTGGTTAACCGCTAAAATTACATTTACTGCCGTTGTATTTGGTATTGTTTGGGGGACAGTATTAGCTTTAATGCGTTTATCAAATAATAAAATACTAAATATTTTTGCTAAATGTTATGTCAATTTATTCCGTTCCATTCCATTACTGTTAGTTTTGTTATGGTTCTATTTAGCATTACCACAAGTTATTAAACATATATTTAATTTACCTCCTTATGCTGATGTTAGGATTGTTTCAGCAATGATTGCATTTGCTTTATTTGAAGCAGCTTACTATTCTGAAATCATACGTGCAGGAATTAATGCGGTTGCTAGAGGTCAATATCATGCAGCTTACGCATTAGGTATGACCAAAAGTCAGGCAATGCGTTTGATAATATTACCACAAGCATTTAGATCAATGGTGCCATTGTTGTTAACGCAAGGTATTATCTTGTTCCAGGATACCTCTTTGGTTTATGTGATGAGCTTAATTGATTTATTTGGTGCCAGTGTGACCCAAATCGGTACGGTTCAGGGTGGCACAGTTAAATATTCAATGATTATTTTTGCAGCAATAAGTTACTTTATAATTTGTTATACTGCTTCTCGTTTAGTTAATTATTTCAAGAAAGGGATAAGTCGATGA
- a CDS encoding amino acid ABC transporter ATP-binding protein, with product MISLQNVSKWYGKFQVLKNCTTRVGKGEVVVVCGPSGSGKSTLIKTVNALEPIQQGKIIIDGTEITNPSTNLAKLRSKVGMVFQHFELFPHLTILKNLTLAQIKVLGRSNEEAREKALTLLDRVGLLAHADKFPAQLSGGQQQRVAIARALCMDPVVMLFDEPTSALDPEMVNEVLDVMVELAYEGMTMMVVTHEMGFARKVAHRVIFMDAGEIIEDTSKEQFFTNPRSDRAKDFLAKIIH from the coding sequence ATGATCTCCTTACAAAATGTATCAAAATGGTACGGAAAATTTCAAGTATTAAAAAACTGTACTACAAGAGTAGGTAAAGGTGAAGTTGTTGTTGTTTGTGGGCCTTCTGGTTCAGGTAAATCAACACTAATCAAAACCGTAAATGCTCTAGAACCTATTCAACAAGGTAAAATTATTATTGATGGTACTGAGATTACAAATCCATCGACTAATTTAGCAAAACTGCGTTCAAAAGTGGGAATGGTATTTCAGCACTTCGAGCTTTTCCCTCATTTAACAATTTTGAAAAATTTGACACTTGCTCAAATTAAGGTATTAGGCCGATCAAATGAAGAAGCGCGTGAAAAAGCGCTAACGCTATTAGATCGTGTTGGCTTATTAGCTCATGCGGATAAATTCCCTGCTCAACTATCTGGCGGTCAACAACAACGTGTTGCAATCGCTCGAGCACTATGTATGGATCCTGTCGTTATGCTATTTGATGAACCAACCTCGGCTCTTGATCCAGAAATGGTTAATGAAGTACTAGATGTTATGGTTGAATTAGCTTATGAAGGCATGACAATGATGGTTGTTACCCATGAGATGGGCTTTGCACGTAAAGTTGCACACCGAGTAATCTTTATGGATGCAGGTGAAATCATTGAAGATACCTCAAAAGAACAATTCTTTACCAATCCACGATCAGATCGAGCTAAAGACTTTTTAGCTAAGATCATCCACTAA